The Pedobacter mucosus genome window below encodes:
- a CDS encoding SusC/RagA family TonB-linked outer membrane protein, translating to MKKILLFFATFLFYTIALAQNQRISGKVIDEKGETLIGVSVKVKGAALGGSTDVNGAFSFDAPPNATLQFSYVGYNNKEIVLSGQTTLTVTLVQSASQLNELVVVGYGTQKKSQVATAVGSVLGEAIAERGTVSPLQAVQGQVAGVDISAGSGRAGASFNIQIRGQNSLAGGQPLFVVDGVIVSDINFLNPQDIAKMDVLKDAASTAIYGSRGSNGVVMVTTKSGANSKGKGATISYDGYVGVRKVARMPDFMTGEEWWEYRQNTYISPELIAGRTFTNTIGSLDNPTVLQTVANHDYTDWRNLVLQDGTQANHWLTASGKSENNDIQYLIGAGYQNEKGNLLQDDLSRYNFKVNVDGKINKYFNAGMSINYSFTETERGSDDAVRNGFNMAPIFKPYDANGNLVFRPGQIAVPNSTVVSSFTSTVNPLLEITNSENNTRRSYGVGNIYLQYAPADWIDVRSTFSPSVNFVRNGRFWGSLTGVGDGLLPDAQRINQQTQSYIFDNVVNIRKTVKEHSFAFTGLYSMQKDRFESDTTKVNDLPFNSSFYNLGSSTNRQISSSNFNQFTILSYLARLNYAFQNKYFVTLASRWDGSSKLAEGNKWSAFPSAAIAWQISKESFLQNVSFVSDLKLRFSAGIAGNNNNIRPYETQMNLSSPTFYDFGGTPALGYSPSRLPNSSLTWERTREFDLGLDFGLLKNRITGSIDVYDKLSEGLLLNRDLPLETGYTSIKDNIGSVSNKGIEISFRTINVSTRDFSWTTSFTFSRNKNSIVDLLGKKQDLVGNSWFIGQPINVNYIYVFDGIWQENERALALTYGQLPGQAKVKDLNNDGKISSTDDRAIIGQKDPKWTGGFSTQFTYKAFDLSASLFARQGMQVYSAFHSIFTRYNDRGTNKIYNDYYMPANSVTPARSSNTYPQPSNIGPYWDGVAGVGYYKNISFVKVQNISLGYTLPGKLLEKVKIKSLRVYANVLNPFVWTNYDGFDPESASGIDPSITPEQTNNTVGSINNTGPSTITYQFGVNLRF from the coding sequence ATGAAAAAAATTTTACTTTTTTTCGCAACATTTCTATTTTACACAATTGCACTGGCTCAAAACCAACGTATATCTGGTAAAGTAATAGATGAAAAAGGCGAAACTTTAATTGGCGTTTCAGTCAAAGTTAAAGGAGCTGCCCTTGGCGGATCGACAGATGTTAACGGTGCATTTTCTTTCGATGCACCTCCCAACGCTACGCTTCAATTTTCTTACGTTGGATACAACAATAAAGAAATTGTACTATCCGGACAAACAACGCTAACCGTTACGTTGGTACAGTCGGCAAGCCAACTTAACGAGTTGGTGGTTGTAGGCTACGGAACGCAAAAAAAATCGCAAGTTGCAACCGCCGTTGGGAGCGTTCTCGGTGAAGCTATTGCCGAAAGAGGAACGGTAAGTCCTTTACAAGCTGTACAAGGGCAGGTTGCCGGCGTAGACATCTCTGCAGGTTCTGGCAGAGCTGGTGCAAGTTTCAACATTCAAATCCGTGGACAAAATTCTTTAGCCGGCGGACAACCGCTTTTCGTCGTAGATGGCGTAATTGTGTCGGATATTAACTTCCTGAATCCTCAGGATATTGCTAAAATGGACGTATTAAAAGATGCAGCTTCTACCGCAATTTATGGTTCAAGAGGATCAAACGGAGTGGTTATGGTAACCACAAAAAGTGGTGCCAACTCCAAAGGAAAAGGGGCAACTATTTCATACGATGGCTATGTTGGCGTAAGAAAAGTGGCCAGAATGCCCGACTTTATGACCGGTGAAGAATGGTGGGAATACAGACAAAATACTTACATATCTCCAGAATTAATTGCTGGCCGAACCTTCACCAATACCATTGGAAGTTTAGATAATCCTACTGTTTTACAAACCGTTGCAAATCACGATTATACCGATTGGAGAAATTTGGTTTTGCAAGATGGAACGCAAGCCAACCATTGGTTAACCGCTTCCGGAAAAAGTGAAAATAATGATATTCAATATTTAATTGGCGCAGGATATCAGAATGAAAAAGGAAATCTTTTACAAGATGATTTGAGCAGATACAATTTTAAAGTGAATGTTGATGGTAAAATTAACAAATATTTTAATGCTGGTATGAGCATTAATTATTCCTTCACAGAAACGGAAAGAGGTAGTGATGATGCCGTACGAAATGGTTTTAATATGGCGCCCATTTTTAAGCCTTATGATGCAAATGGTAATCTAGTTTTTAGACCAGGTCAAATCGCTGTTCCAAATTCGACAGTTGTTTCGAGTTTTACCAGTACTGTAAATCCCTTGTTAGAAATTACGAATTCGGAAAATAATACCAGAAGAAGTTATGGTGTTGGAAATATTTACCTACAATATGCACCTGCAGACTGGATAGATGTTCGTTCTACTTTCTCGCCTAGCGTAAATTTTGTAAGAAATGGTCGGTTTTGGGGTTCGTTAACAGGCGTTGGCGATGGACTATTACCAGATGCACAAAGGATAAATCAACAAACACAATCATACATTTTTGATAACGTTGTAAACATTCGTAAAACTGTAAAAGAGCATTCATTTGCTTTTACAGGGCTTTATAGTATGCAAAAAGATAGATTTGAAAGTGATACCACGAAAGTGAATGACTTACCTTTTAACTCTTCATTTTATAATTTAGGCTCTTCTACAAACCGTCAAATATCTTCTAGTAATTTTAATCAATTTACTATTCTTTCTTACTTAGCAAGATTAAACTACGCTTTTCAAAACAAATATTTTGTAACCTTAGCTAGTCGCTGGGATGGTTCATCTAAACTAGCGGAAGGCAATAAATGGTCGGCATTTCCGTCTGCTGCAATTGCATGGCAGATTTCTAAGGAATCATTTTTACAGAACGTTTCTTTTGTATCAGATTTAAAATTAAGGTTTAGTGCAGGTATCGCCGGAAATAACAATAACATCCGACCGTACGAAACGCAAATGAACTTAAGTTCGCCAACTTTTTATGATTTTGGAGGCACACCTGCCTTAGGTTATTCGCCAAGCAGATTACCAAATTCATCATTAACCTGGGAAAGAACCCGGGAATTTGATTTAGGCTTGGATTTTGGTCTACTGAAAAACAGAATCACAGGTTCAATAGATGTGTACGACAAATTATCAGAAGGATTATTATTAAATAGAGATTTGCCCCTAGAAACAGGGTATACCTCAATAAAAGATAATATTGGTTCTGTTAGTAATAAAGGTATCGAGATTTCTTTTAGAACAATAAATGTTTCTACACGGGATTTTTCGTGGACTACTTCCTTCACTTTCTCCAGAAATAAAAATTCGATTGTAGATTTGTTAGGTAAAAAACAAGATTTAGTAGGTAATTCGTGGTTTATCGGGCAGCCAATTAACGTAAATTATATCTATGTGTTTGATGGGATTTGGCAAGAAAATGAAAGAGCACTTGCTTTAACTTATGGTCAGTTACCTGGTCAGGCAAAAGTGAAAGATTTAAATAACGACGGAAAAATTAGCAGTACAGACGATCGGGCTATCATCGGTCAAAAAGATCCAAAGTGGACTGGCGGTTTCTCTACACAATTTACTTACAAGGCTTTTGATTTATCTGCATCTCTATTTGCCAGACAAGGAATGCAGGTTTATAGCGCTTTCCACAGTATTTTCACCAGATATAACGATCGCGGAACCAATAAAATTTACAACGATTATTATATGCCAGCAAATTCAGTTACACCCGCAAGAAGTTCAAATACTTATCCACAACCGAGTAATATTGGTCCATATTGGGATGGTGTAGCCGGTGTTGGATATTATAAAAACATCTCATTTGTGAAAGTTCAAAATATATCATTGGGTTATACACTTCCTGGCAAGTTATTGGAAAAGGTTAAAATCAAAAGTTTAAGGGTTTATGCAAATGTTTTAAATCCATTTGTTTGGACAAACTATGACGGTTTTGATCCTGAAAGTGCTAGCGGAATAGATCCATCTATCACGCCTGAACAAACCAATAATACAGTAGGAAGCATCAACAATACAGGACCAAGCACAATTACTTATCAGTTTGGTGTTAATCTTAGATTTTAA
- a CDS encoding RagB/SusD family nutrient uptake outer membrane protein, translating to MKKQLILSVLILLCSLTGCKKFLEEENKSNIVSNDYYATAEGYEKLINSTYSTLRKVYSSPYLFCGGTDMYVEGRDAQPAGISEYQNLNPDNAEVTAFYTNIYSSIQLCNTALYFNSNTATTANLAMRRGEVKFIRAYYYFLMVQTFGGVSIVTERFDTPIEEFKRNTAQETYDFVIKEMTEALSLVPETSTDFGRVTKKAVRHFLAKAYLTRGYETFGTAQDFTTAATLADEAIAGKTLTTSFENLFYPGNEKDAEILFSIQFDAASLPSASTGGNTQAAFFGPYQGGSGATQGYPYRTYVLVPTLYTFNTFTENDARFDATFMINLYTRYYDYYDRSTERANLNIRFYYKPKWDLTTDAAWKAIDPTHRATTTIIPYSNAWQAGRTTVLDNASPSVKKFDDPKSQFGGATSTRDLFLARLGETYLIAAEAYFKAGNLAVAAQRINEVRRRAAKTGKTAEMAITVADVNLNFILDERARELVGEYQRWFDLKRTGTLVDRTRLYNRDIKANWFDKGINPFLGSGGQLKLLRPIPSRAINLNAGPFAQNPGY from the coding sequence ATGAAAAAACAACTCATATTATCAGTTTTAATTCTTTTATGCTCATTAACCGGGTGTAAAAAGTTTTTAGAAGAAGAAAATAAATCCAATATCGTATCAAACGATTATTATGCCACCGCGGAAGGTTATGAAAAATTAATAAACTCCACTTATTCTACACTTAGAAAAGTTTACAGTTCGCCATATTTGTTCTGCGGAGGTACAGATATGTATGTAGAAGGTAGGGATGCGCAACCTGCAGGCATAAGCGAGTATCAAAATTTAAACCCGGATAACGCAGAAGTAACGGCATTTTATACTAATATTTATTCCTCAATTCAGCTTTGTAATACGGCGCTTTACTTTAATAGCAATACAGCTACAACGGCTAATCTTGCCATGAGAAGAGGTGAAGTAAAATTTATTAGGGCTTACTATTATTTTTTAATGGTACAAACATTTGGCGGTGTAAGTATTGTAACAGAACGTTTCGACACGCCAATTGAAGAATTTAAAAGGAATACAGCACAAGAAACTTATGATTTTGTAATTAAAGAAATGACAGAAGCTTTGAGTCTAGTTCCAGAAACATCAACCGATTTTGGTCGAGTTACTAAAAAAGCAGTTCGCCATTTTCTTGCAAAAGCTTATTTAACCCGTGGTTATGAAACCTTTGGAACTGCACAAGATTTTACCACAGCTGCCACGTTAGCCGATGAAGCAATTGCTGGTAAAACATTAACCACAAGTTTTGAAAATCTATTTTATCCAGGGAATGAAAAAGATGCAGAAATTCTTTTTTCAATTCAATTTGATGCAGCCTCGCTCCCATCGGCATCAACCGGCGGAAATACTCAGGCAGCATTTTTTGGTCCTTACCAAGGCGGTTCTGGCGCCACGCAAGGTTATCCATACCGGACCTATGTTTTAGTGCCAACGCTTTATACATTTAATACTTTTACGGAAAATGACGCCCGTTTCGATGCAACTTTCATGATTAACTTATACACAAGATATTATGATTATTATGATAGAAGTACGGAAAGAGCCAACTTAAATATTAGGTTTTATTATAAACCAAAGTGGGATTTGACTACAGACGCCGCATGGAAGGCAATTGATCCAACGCATCGTGCTACGACTACCATAATTCCATATTCTAATGCTTGGCAAGCCGGAAGAACGACTGTTTTAGATAATGCTTCGCCTTCAGTTAAAAAATTCGACGATCCAAAATCTCAGTTCGGAGGAGCAACAAGCACAAGGGATCTATTTTTAGCAAGGTTAGGGGAAACCTACCTAATCGCAGCAGAAGCTTATTTTAAAGCTGGTAATTTAGCTGTAGCTGCTCAGCGAATTAACGAAGTAAGAAGAAGAGCCGCTAAAACAGGTAAAACCGCTGAAATGGCAATTACAGTTGCTGATGTAAACTTAAATTTCATTTTGGATGAAAGAGCAAGAGAATTAGTTGGAGAGTACCAAAGATGGTTCGATTTAAAACGTACAGGAACACTTGTAGATAGAACAAGACTTTATAACCGAGATATTAAAGCAAATTGGTTCGACAAAGGAATTAATCCATTCTTGGGATCTGGCGGACAATTAAAATTGTTAAGGCCAATACCGAGCAGAGCGATAAATTTAAATGCTGGTCCGTTTGCGCAGAATCCAGGTTATTAA
- a CDS encoding class I SAM-dependent methyltransferase, with translation MVNNYDKIAAHYDKLSRLVFFKSQVNAQIDQLKFIPKGSTILLVGGGTGWILEEIAKFIPIGLSIIYVELSAKMIALSKVRNFGRNKVEFVNAGIEEFETDIKFDVILTPFLFDNFSQNRIMLVFNKLDVQLKNNGLWFLVDFSLTGQNGKWWKLILLKSVYLFFRILGIIEAKSLIETDSYFIEERYEKLEEKHYYGTLIKGIIYQKQN, from the coding sequence TTGGTCAATAACTACGATAAAATAGCCGCACATTATGACAAGTTAAGTCGACTTGTGTTTTTTAAATCGCAGGTTAACGCACAGATCGATCAATTAAAGTTTATTCCAAAAGGGAGCACTATTTTACTCGTTGGCGGTGGTACAGGTTGGATTCTGGAAGAAATTGCGAAATTTATTCCGATAGGGTTGTCGATTATTTACGTAGAACTATCGGCAAAAATGATTGCGCTTTCAAAAGTCAGAAATTTTGGGCGTAATAAGGTCGAATTTGTAAACGCTGGAATCGAAGAATTTGAAACCGATATTAAGTTTGATGTAATTCTTACTCCGTTTTTATTTGATAACTTTTCCCAAAATAGGATAATGTTAGTCTTTAATAAATTAGATGTTCAGCTAAAAAATAATGGATTATGGTTCCTTGTCGATTTTTCTTTAACCGGACAAAATGGGAAGTGGTGGAAACTGATTTTACTGAAATCAGTCTACTTATTTTTCAGAATATTAGGTATTATAGAAGCAAAAAGTCTAATAGAAACTGACTCGTACTTTATAGAAGAAAGATATGAGAAACTAGAAGAGAAGCATTATTATGGAACTTTAATAAAAGGAATTATTTACCAGAAACAGAATTAG
- a CDS encoding UbiA family prenyltransferase, which translates to MSKIIRFIFFGNYFVGILAVALTLEATFQLRLPFNSINYYLLLFLAPIVYYTYAYNKVSNEPSITNPRNQWYFKHKKFINNSQIILFALCIFLALNLLYINLNNFISLPIGYWMAIIIIIIAGGLYYGLLPKSFLKFNLRNTGWLKAFVIGFVWACCANVLPLIMLKIETGIGYHDSVLWTWLFIKNWMFCTVIAIIFDIKDYPTDANRHLKTFVVRYGLRTTIFRILIPLLIIGLISLGIFAYFKGFGFPQVFFNILPFIFTIYVAYSMHDRKNIMYYLIVIDGLILLKAICGIIAMQFVK; encoded by the coding sequence ATGAGCAAAATTATCAGGTTTATATTCTTTGGAAACTATTTCGTCGGCATCTTAGCGGTGGCACTTACTTTAGAAGCGACTTTTCAATTAAGGCTCCCATTTAATTCTATAAATTATTATCTGTTACTATTTTTGGCGCCAATAGTATATTACACTTATGCCTATAATAAAGTTTCGAATGAGCCTTCAATAACAAATCCTAGAAACCAATGGTATTTTAAGCACAAAAAGTTTATAAATAACAGTCAAATCATATTGTTTGCACTCTGCATTTTTTTGGCTTTGAATCTTCTATATATCAATTTAAATAATTTTATAAGTCTTCCGATAGGATATTGGATGGCTATAATTATTATCATAATTGCAGGTGGATTGTATTACGGCTTGCTGCCCAAATCATTCTTAAAATTTAATTTAAGAAATACCGGTTGGTTAAAAGCGTTTGTAATTGGGTTTGTATGGGCTTGTTGTGCGAACGTTTTACCCTTAATTATGCTAAAAATAGAAACGGGTATTGGTTACCACGATTCGGTTTTATGGACTTGGCTTTTTATAAAAAACTGGATGTTTTGTACAGTTATAGCCATTATATTCGATATCAAAGATTACCCTACGGATGCAAACAGACATTTAAAAACCTTTGTAGTGCGTTACGGTTTAAGGACAACTATTTTCCGAATACTTATTCCACTCTTGATTATTGGACTTATATCCTTAGGGATATTTGCGTATTTTAAAGGCTTTGGATTTCCCCAAGTATTTTTTAATATTTTACCATTTATTTTTACCATTTATGTTGCTTACTCCATGCATGATCGGAAAAATATAATGTATTATTTGATTGTAATAGATGGTTTAATTCTTTTAAAAGCAATCTGCGGAATAATAGCCATGCAGTTTGTTAAGTAA